From Pseudoxanthomonas sp. YR558, the proteins below share one genomic window:
- a CDS encoding GNAT family N-acetyltransferase, translating to MSASIPTAWQKVPVLAGRHARLEPMSRDHVDGLRAALAGDELAALWFTQVPKAADAAGYVDAVLAAQADGRVLPFVVRDAGGRIVGSTRFYGLEADVPKLSIGYTWYAPDVQRTGVNTETKLLLLTHAFETLGCISVVFETSWFNHRSRAAIARLGAKQDGVLRNHKRHADGSPRDTVVFSIIDGEWPAVKRNLLAKLARHEQDSP from the coding sequence ATGAGCGCTTCGATCCCAACGGCATGGCAGAAGGTACCGGTCCTGGCGGGCCGCCATGCGCGCCTCGAGCCGATGTCGCGCGACCATGTGGACGGCCTGCGCGCGGCGCTGGCCGGCGACGAACTGGCGGCCTTGTGGTTCACGCAGGTGCCGAAAGCCGCGGATGCGGCGGGCTATGTGGATGCGGTGCTCGCGGCGCAGGCCGACGGCCGCGTGCTGCCGTTCGTGGTGCGGGATGCGGGCGGCCGCATCGTGGGCAGCACCCGGTTCTACGGACTGGAAGCCGACGTGCCCAAACTCAGCATCGGCTACACCTGGTATGCGCCTGACGTGCAGCGCACGGGCGTCAACACCGAAACCAAGCTGCTGCTGCTCACGCATGCCTTCGAGACACTGGGCTGCATCAGCGTGGTCTTCGAGACCAGCTGGTTCAACCATCGCTCGCGTGCGGCGATCGCCCGGCTCGGCGCAAAGCAGGACGGGGTGCTACGCAACCACAAGCGGCATGCCGACGGATCGCCACGCGACACCGTCGTCTTCTCGATCATCGATGGCGAATGGCCGGCGGTGAAGCGCAACCTGCTGGCGAAGCTCGCCCGGCACGAACAGGATTCCCCATGA
- a CDS encoding GNAT family N-acetyltransferase: MSGMRISTDKAELDLPLIHRFLSTQAYWSLGIPEDTVARAVEGSLCFGGHVAGVGQVAFARVVSDFATFAYLADVFVLPDYRGHGYSKQLVAAVMMHPQLQGLRRFMLATSDAHGLYAQYGFATPTNPQTLMEVLRSNPYTETKTA, encoded by the coding sequence ATGAGCGGCATGCGCATCAGCACGGACAAGGCGGAACTGGATCTCCCGTTGATCCATCGTTTCCTTTCGACCCAGGCGTATTGGAGCCTGGGCATTCCGGAGGACACGGTGGCGCGTGCAGTCGAGGGTTCGCTGTGCTTCGGCGGCCATGTCGCTGGCGTGGGGCAGGTGGCGTTCGCGCGGGTCGTATCCGACTTCGCGACGTTCGCCTACCTGGCCGACGTGTTCGTGCTGCCAGACTATCGCGGCCACGGCTACAGCAAGCAGCTGGTCGCCGCGGTCATGATGCATCCGCAATTGCAGGGGCTGCGCCGGTTCATGCTGGCGACGTCCGATGCGCATGGGTTGTACGCGCAGTACGGCTTCGCTACGCCGACCAACCCGCAGACGCTGATGGAAGTGCTGCGTTCCAACCCCTATACCGAGACGAAAACCGCATGA
- the argH gene encoding argininosuccinate lyase, with amino-acid sequence MSDLLWQKPGVAVDAEIQRFLAGDDVVLDREFFLHDIQASTAHAEGLQRIGILSGDELAGLKRELALLADDFRRGDFVLDERYEDGHSAIEARLTERLGDAGRKIHTGRSRNDQILVATRLWLKEKLARVAVLSREVAKVALDRARAERDLPIPGYTHIQRAVVSSAGMWWAGWAEAFIDNTMRARDTLKLVDANPLGTAAGYGVNLKLDREHTTAALGFARMQVSPIYAQLSRGKFELAALEALGGATLDLRRIAWDLSLFTSAEFGFVALPSQYTTGSSIMPNKRNPDVIELMRATHASVAAARTEIEQLLSLPSGYHRDLQASKGAIFHGFGRGLPALELLPALLANLEWREDRLRAAIDSGMYATDVAVEAAVAGVPFREAYKAAAASADTAGQGRSPEGSLAARVSPGAGADLRLDTLMARWDAL; translated from the coding sequence ATGAGCGACCTGTTGTGGCAGAAGCCCGGCGTGGCGGTGGATGCGGAGATCCAGCGTTTCCTGGCCGGCGACGACGTGGTGCTGGACCGCGAATTCTTCCTGCACGACATCCAGGCCAGCACGGCGCATGCCGAAGGCCTGCAGCGCATCGGCATCCTGTCCGGCGACGAGTTGGCGGGCCTCAAGCGCGAGCTGGCGTTGCTGGCGGATGATTTCCGTCGCGGCGACTTCGTCCTGGATGAACGCTACGAAGACGGCCACTCCGCCATCGAGGCCAGGCTGACCGAGCGGTTGGGCGATGCGGGTCGCAAGATCCATACCGGCCGCAGCCGGAACGACCAGATCCTGGTCGCCACGCGCCTGTGGCTGAAGGAGAAGCTGGCGCGCGTGGCGGTGCTGTCGCGCGAAGTGGCCAAGGTGGCGCTGGATCGCGCGCGGGCCGAACGCGACTTGCCGATCCCGGGCTATACCCATATCCAGCGCGCCGTGGTGTCGTCCGCCGGCATGTGGTGGGCGGGGTGGGCCGAGGCGTTCATCGACAACACGATGCGCGCCCGCGACACGCTGAAGCTGGTGGACGCCAATCCGCTCGGCACCGCGGCCGGCTATGGCGTCAACCTGAAGCTCGACCGCGAGCACACGACCGCGGCGCTCGGCTTCGCGCGCATGCAGGTGAGCCCGATCTACGCGCAGCTCTCGCGCGGAAAGTTCGAACTGGCCGCGCTGGAAGCGCTCGGTGGTGCCACCCTCGACCTGCGCCGCATCGCCTGGGACCTATCGCTGTTCACGAGCGCGGAGTTCGGTTTCGTCGCGTTGCCTTCGCAGTACACGACGGGCAGTTCGATCATGCCGAACAAGCGCAATCCCGACGTCATCGAACTGATGCGCGCCACCCACGCCAGCGTGGCGGCGGCGCGCACGGAGATCGAGCAGTTGCTGTCGTTGCCGTCGGGGTACCACCGCGATCTGCAGGCCAGCAAGGGTGCGATCTTCCATGGCTTCGGTCGTGGCCTGCCGGCGCTCGAACTGTTGCCGGCATTGCTCGCGAACCTGGAGTGGCGCGAAGACCGCCTGCGTGCCGCGATCGATTCCGGCATGTACGCCACCGACGTCGCCGTGGAAGCGGCCGTCGCCGGTGTGCCGTTCCGCGAAGCGTACAAAGCGGCGGCTGCGTCCGCGGATACGGCCGGGCAGGGGCGCTCGCCCGAGGGCAGCTTGGCTGCGCGCGTATCGCCGGGTGCCGGCGCGGATCTCCGTCTGGACACGCTGATGGCGCGCTGGGACGCCCTGTGA
- the argC gene encoding N-acetyl-gamma-glutamyl-phosphate reductase, giving the protein MSTTKTVGIVGARGHTGAELIRLIARHPYLELVFVSSRELDGQKVSDHIPEFAGELRYENLSHEQVGGKGADAVILALPNGKAAELVAAIDAQAPDTVVIDLSADFRFDEHWYYGLPELTRQRYAGEKRISNPGCYATAMQLAIAPLLGRLAGPPQCFGVSGYSGAGTSPSDKNNTDLLRDNLMPYALTDHMHEREVSRHLGLPIEFMPHVAPHFRGITMTVNLWLQQPAKIEDIRKLYRDRYAGEALIQVLDEAPWVSRIAGRHDVEIGGFTLAPGGKRLVVVATLDNLLKGAATQAMQNLNLAFGFGELDSIPQETTA; this is encoded by the coding sequence ATGAGCACGACCAAGACCGTCGGCATCGTCGGCGCCCGCGGCCACACCGGCGCGGAGCTGATCCGCCTGATTGCCCGCCATCCGTACCTCGAGCTGGTGTTCGTGTCCTCACGCGAGCTGGATGGGCAGAAGGTCAGCGATCACATTCCCGAGTTCGCAGGCGAGCTGCGCTACGAGAACCTGAGCCACGAGCAGGTCGGCGGCAAGGGCGCGGATGCCGTGATCCTGGCGCTGCCGAACGGCAAGGCAGCCGAACTGGTCGCCGCCATCGACGCGCAGGCGCCGGACACCGTGGTGATCGACTTGTCGGCGGATTTCCGCTTCGACGAGCATTGGTACTACGGCCTGCCCGAACTGACCCGGCAGCGGTACGCCGGCGAGAAGCGCATCAGCAATCCCGGTTGTTATGCCACCGCCATGCAACTGGCGATTGCGCCGTTGCTCGGTCGCCTGGCGGGTCCGCCGCAATGCTTCGGCGTGTCCGGCTATTCCGGCGCCGGAACCTCGCCGTCGGACAAGAACAACACCGACCTGCTGCGCGACAACCTGATGCCGTACGCGCTGACCGACCACATGCATGAGCGCGAAGTCAGCCGCCACCTGGGCCTGCCTATCGAGTTCATGCCGCACGTCGCGCCGCACTTCCGCGGCATCACGATGACGGTCAACCTGTGGCTGCAGCAACCGGCGAAGATCGAAGACATCCGTAAGCTCTACCGCGATCGCTATGCGGGCGAAGCGTTGATCCAGGTGCTGGACGAGGCGCCATGGGTCAGTCGCATCGCCGGCCGGCATGATGTCGAAATCGGCGGCTTCACCCTCGCACCCGGCGGCAAGCGTCTGGTCGTGGTCGCGACGCTCGACAATCTGCTGAAGGGCGCGGCGACGCAGGCGATGCAGAACCTCAACCTCGCGTTCGGATTCGGCGAACTCGACAGCATTCCGCAGGAGACGACGGCATGA
- a CDS encoding N-acetylornithine carbamoyltransferase, producing the protein MKHFLNTQDWSRTELDALLTQAALYKQHKLGDALKGKSIALVFFNPSMRTRTSFELGAFQLGGHAVVLQPGKDAWPIEFNLGTVMDGDTEEHIAEVAKVLGRYVDLIGVRAFPKFVDWAYDREDIVLKSFAKYSPVPVINMETITHPCQELAHALALQEHFGTSDLRGKKYVLTWTYHPKPLNTAVANSALTIATRMGMDVTLLCPTPDYVLDERYMGWAEQNVAESGGSLQVSHDINSAYAGADVVYAKSWGALPFFGNWEPEKPIRDQYKHFIVDERKMALTNNGVFSHCLPLRRNVKATDGVMDSPQCIAIDEAENRLHVQKAIMAALIK; encoded by the coding sequence ATGAAGCACTTCTTGAACACGCAGGACTGGAGCCGCACCGAGCTGGACGCCCTGCTGACGCAGGCTGCCCTCTACAAGCAGCACAAGCTGGGCGATGCGCTCAAGGGCAAATCGATCGCGTTGGTGTTCTTCAACCCGTCCATGCGTACCCGCACCAGCTTCGAACTGGGTGCTTTCCAGCTGGGTGGCCACGCCGTGGTGCTGCAGCCGGGCAAGGACGCGTGGCCGATCGAGTTCAACCTGGGCACGGTGATGGACGGCGACACCGAGGAGCACATCGCCGAGGTGGCGAAGGTGCTGGGCCGCTACGTGGATCTGATCGGCGTGCGTGCCTTCCCGAAATTCGTCGACTGGGCCTACGACCGCGAGGACATCGTCCTGAAGTCGTTCGCGAAGTATTCGCCGGTGCCGGTGATCAACATGGAGACGATCACCCATCCCTGCCAGGAACTCGCGCATGCGCTGGCGCTGCAGGAGCACTTCGGCACGTCCGACCTGCGTGGCAAGAAGTACGTGCTCACCTGGACGTACCACCCCAAGCCGCTCAACACCGCGGTCGCCAACTCGGCGCTGACCATCGCCACCCGCATGGGCATGGACGTGACCCTGCTGTGCCCCACGCCCGACTACGTGCTCGATGAACGCTACATGGGCTGGGCCGAGCAGAACGTGGCCGAAAGCGGCGGTTCGCTACAGGTCAGCCACGACATCAACAGCGCCTATGCCGGCGCCGACGTGGTGTACGCCAAGAGCTGGGGCGCGCTGCCGTTCTTCGGCAACTGGGAGCCCGAGAAACCCATCCGCGACCAGTACAAGCACTTCATCGTCGACGAGCGGAAGATGGCGCTGACCAACAACGGCGTCTTCAGCCACTGCCTGCCGCTGCGCCGCAACGTGAAGGCCACCGACGGCGTGATGGATTCGCCGCAGTGCATCGCCATCGACGAAGCCGAGAACCGCCTGCACGTGCAGAAGGCCATCATGGCCGCGCTGATCAAGTAG
- a CDS encoding YciI family protein → MAMRRPAFDEGAIAPHLAFLDELRDSGHLEMTGGFSDKTGGAYVLVNLDSLEQARAIAARDPLATLGTSDLTVYEWNTR, encoded by the coding sequence ATGGCCATGCGGCGACCTGCATTCGACGAGGGCGCGATCGCACCGCACCTCGCCTTCCTGGACGAGCTGCGCGACAGCGGCCATCTCGAGATGACCGGGGGCTTCAGCGACAAGACCGGTGGTGCCTACGTGCTGGTCAACCTCGATTCGCTTGAGCAGGCCCGTGCGATCGCGGCACGCGATCCGCTGGCGACGCTCGGCACGTCCGACCTCACCGTCTACGAATGGAACACACGCTGA
- the cysS gene encoding cysteine--tRNA ligase has product MTLRLHNNLTRRVEPFAPLDPACPTMYVCGPTVYNYVHIGNARGPVVFGVLAALLRRRFGQLRYARNITDVDDKINAAAKELGVAISVITDRYAAAYREDMAGLGVTGEFSPDIEPEATAHIPHIIAMIEQLIAGGHAYAAEGHVLFAVASFAEYGKLSGRDPEEMLAGARVEVAPYKRDPGDFVLWKPSTPDLPGWKSPWGVGRPGWHIECSAMAAAHLGETIDIHAGGVDLQFPHHENEVAQSECAHKHADGSHKTFARFWLHNGMLNFGGAKMSKSLGNIEKVHDLLQQHPPEALRYALLSAHYRQPLDWSEALVEQSKNTLDRLYGTLRDLGDVTVDADTPQTIEDALDDDLNTPLALAEVARIAADARKATTAGDRQRLKAELVGAGRVLGLLQQDPAEWFGRGTSGDDDARIQALIDERAAAKQSRDFARSDAIRDQLAAEGILLEDTPQGVRWKRA; this is encoded by the coding sequence ATGACCCTGCGCCTGCACAACAATCTGACGCGCCGGGTCGAGCCGTTCGCGCCGCTCGATCCTGCCTGCCCCACGATGTACGTCTGCGGGCCCACCGTCTACAACTACGTCCATATCGGCAATGCACGCGGCCCGGTGGTCTTCGGCGTGCTGGCGGCCTTGCTTCGCCGACGGTTCGGCCAGCTGCGTTATGCGCGCAACATCACCGACGTGGACGACAAGATCAATGCCGCGGCCAAGGAACTCGGCGTGGCGATCTCGGTGATCACCGACCGTTATGCCGCCGCCTACCGCGAGGACATGGCCGGACTGGGCGTGACGGGCGAGTTCTCCCCGGACATCGAGCCGGAGGCGACCGCCCATATCCCGCACATCATCGCGATGATCGAGCAGTTGATCGCGGGTGGACATGCGTACGCCGCTGAGGGCCACGTGCTGTTCGCGGTGGCCAGCTTCGCCGAGTACGGCAAGCTTTCGGGTCGTGATCCAGAGGAAATGCTGGCCGGCGCCCGGGTGGAAGTAGCGCCCTACAAGCGCGACCCGGGCGACTTCGTGTTGTGGAAACCGTCCACACCGGACCTGCCGGGCTGGAAATCTCCTTGGGGCGTTGGCCGCCCGGGCTGGCACATCGAATGCTCAGCGATGGCCGCCGCCCACCTGGGCGAAACCATCGACATCCATGCCGGTGGCGTGGACCTGCAGTTCCCGCACCATGAGAACGAAGTGGCGCAGAGCGAATGCGCGCACAAGCACGCCGACGGCTCGCACAAGACGTTCGCGCGGTTCTGGCTGCACAACGGCATGCTGAACTTCGGCGGCGCCAAGATGAGCAAGTCGCTGGGTAACATCGAGAAGGTCCACGACCTGCTGCAGCAGCATCCGCCGGAAGCGCTGCGCTACGCCCTGCTCTCCGCCCACTACCGGCAGCCGCTGGACTGGTCCGAGGCGCTGGTGGAGCAATCGAAGAACACCCTGGACCGCCTCTACGGCACGTTGCGCGACCTCGGCGATGTCACTGTCGATGCCGACACCCCGCAGACCATCGAGGACGCGCTGGATGACGACCTCAACACCCCGCTCGCGCTGGCGGAAGTCGCCCGCATCGCCGCCGACGCCCGCAAGGCGACGACGGCAGGCGATCGGCAACGCCTGAAGGCAGAGCTGGTAGGCGCAGGGCGCGTGCTGGGGCTGCTGCAGCAGGATCCTGCCGAATGGTTCGGTCGCGGCACGTCCGGCGACGACGATGCGCGCATCCAGGCGCTGATCGACGAACGCGCGGCCGCGAAGCAGTCACGCGACTTCGCGCGTTCCGACGCGATCCGCGATCAGCTCGCTGCAGAAGGCATCCTGCTGGAAGACACGCCGCAGGGCGTACGCTGGAAGCGGGCCTGA
- the proB gene encoding glutamate 5-kinase: MTHAVPPPFEEQALPTWRRAVLKVGSSLLAGGDEGLTPRHALALAQFVSSSIAAGREVVIVSSGAVAAGRGLLHRKPQAGVAMAERQALAALGQAQLIALWQRFFDRPVAQVLLTHDDLRNRRRYLNARATLQELLALGALPIINENDTVSVDELKLGDNDNLAAVVAALIDADALFIATDIDGFYTANPRTHADAQPILDVEALTPAFFAMAGGAGSGVGTGGMHTKLEAAAKAAAAGIETFLFNGTQATAVSALARGSLLGTRFRPAQNRLAARKYWLRNVPVEAGAIVVDTGAAGAMTGKGASLLPGGVTTAEGDFRRGDMVEVVLRDGEGDRAVARGVSQYSAVDIRRIARRHSRDIEGILGYTYGENVVHRDDLVLL, from the coding sequence ATGACCCACGCCGTGCCGCCACCGTTCGAAGAACAAGCATTGCCGACATGGCGTCGCGCCGTGCTGAAGGTCGGCAGCAGTCTGTTGGCCGGCGGCGACGAGGGCTTGACCCCGCGCCATGCGCTGGCCCTGGCGCAATTCGTGTCCTCCAGCATCGCCGCGGGCAGGGAAGTGGTTATCGTGTCGTCGGGTGCGGTGGCCGCCGGGCGCGGCCTGTTGCATCGCAAACCGCAGGCCGGCGTTGCGATGGCCGAGCGGCAGGCGCTGGCCGCGCTCGGTCAGGCGCAGTTGATCGCGCTGTGGCAGCGCTTCTTCGACCGGCCGGTAGCGCAGGTACTGCTGACCCACGACGACCTGCGCAATCGCCGGCGCTACCTCAATGCGCGGGCGACCTTGCAGGAATTGCTGGCGCTGGGTGCGCTGCCGATCATCAACGAGAACGACACCGTCTCCGTCGACGAGCTGAAACTCGGCGACAACGACAACCTGGCCGCCGTCGTGGCGGCGCTGATCGATGCCGATGCGCTCTTCATCGCCACCGACATCGACGGCTTCTACACCGCCAACCCGCGCACGCACGCCGATGCCCAGCCGATCCTGGACGTCGAAGCGCTAACACCCGCGTTCTTCGCGATGGCCGGGGGTGCCGGCAGCGGCGTCGGCACCGGCGGCATGCACACCAAGCTCGAAGCGGCCGCGAAGGCCGCCGCCGCGGGCATCGAGACGTTCCTGTTCAACGGTACGCAGGCGACTGCCGTTTCGGCGCTCGCGCGCGGGTCGCTGCTCGGCACGCGGTTCCGCCCGGCGCAGAACCGCCTCGCGGCGCGCAAGTACTGGCTTCGCAACGTGCCGGTCGAAGCCGGTGCGATCGTCGTTGACACCGGGGCGGCCGGTGCGATGACGGGCAAGGGCGCGTCGCTGTTGCCGGGCGGGGTGACCACGGCCGAAGGCGATTTCCGGCGCGGCGACATGGTCGAGGTAGTGTTGCGCGACGGCGAAGGAGACCGCGCCGTCGCGCGCGGCGTGAGCCAGTATTCGGCCGTGGATATCCGCCGCATCGCGCGTCGTCATTCGCGCGACATCGAAGGCATACTCGGTTACACCTACGGCGAGAACGTCGTGCATCGCGACGATCTGGTCCTTCTCTGA
- a CDS encoding argininosuccinate synthase, producing MTTPHESKDIVLAFSGGLDTSFCVPYLKERGWNVHTVFADTGGVDAEERAYIEQRAADLGVASHVTVDGGPAIWDGFVRPFVWAGEGYQGQYPLLVSDRYLIVDAALKRAAELGTNAIAHGCTGMGNDQVRFDLAVKASGDYRIVAPIREIQKEHTQTRAYEQAYLEERGFGVRAKQKSYTINENLLGLTMSGGEIDTWSAPGEGARGWCAPRAEWPVEPLRVTVGFKNGEAVSLDGQPVAGAALLAKLNALFAPYGVGRGVYTGDTVIGLKGRIVFEAPGLVSLLAAHRALEEAVLTKQQNRFKPEIARKWVELVYEGFYHDPLKADLEAFLQSSQATVNGDVVLETRGGRVDAVAVKSPHILNAKGATYAQSADWGVEEAEGFIKLFGMSSTLWAEINR from the coding sequence ATGACCACCCCCCACGAATCCAAAGACATCGTCCTCGCCTTCTCCGGCGGCCTCGACACCAGCTTCTGCGTGCCCTACCTGAAGGAGCGCGGCTGGAACGTCCACACCGTGTTCGCCGACACCGGCGGCGTGGATGCCGAAGAACGCGCCTACATCGAACAGCGCGCCGCCGACCTGGGCGTGGCCAGCCACGTCACCGTCGATGGCGGCCCGGCGATCTGGGACGGCTTCGTCCGGCCGTTCGTGTGGGCCGGCGAGGGCTACCAGGGCCAGTACCCGTTGCTTGTGTCCGACCGCTACCTGATCGTCGACGCCGCGCTGAAGCGGGCGGCCGAGCTGGGCACGAACGCGATTGCGCACGGCTGCACCGGCATGGGTAACGACCAGGTGCGCTTCGACCTCGCGGTCAAGGCCAGCGGCGACTACCGCATCGTCGCGCCGATCCGCGAGATCCAGAAGGAGCACACCCAGACCCGCGCCTACGAACAGGCGTATCTCGAAGAGCGCGGCTTCGGCGTGCGTGCCAAGCAGAAGAGCTACACCATCAACGAGAACCTGCTCGGCCTGACCATGTCCGGTGGTGAGATCGACACCTGGTCCGCCCCCGGCGAAGGCGCGCGTGGCTGGTGCGCACCGCGCGCCGAATGGCCGGTGGAACCGTTGCGCGTCACGGTCGGCTTCAAGAACGGCGAAGCGGTCAGCCTGGACGGCCAGCCGGTCGCCGGCGCTGCGCTGCTGGCGAAGTTGAATGCGTTGTTCGCGCCTTACGGTGTGGGCCGCGGCGTCTACACCGGCGACACCGTGATCGGCCTGAAGGGCCGCATCGTGTTCGAAGCGCCGGGCCTGGTGTCGCTGCTGGCGGCGCACCGCGCGCTGGAAGAGGCCGTGCTGACCAAGCAGCAGAACCGTTTCAAGCCCGAGATCGCGCGCAAGTGGGTGGAGCTGGTGTACGAAGGCTTCTACCACGATCCGCTCAAGGCCGATCTGGAGGCGTTCCTGCAGTCTTCGCAGGCCACGGTCAATGGCGACGTGGTGCTGGAGACCCGCGGCGGCCGCGTCGATGCTGTCGCGGTGAAGTCACCGCACATCCTCAACGCCAAGGGCGCGACGTACGCGCAGTCGGCGGACTGGGGCGTCGAGGAAGCCGAGGGCTTCATCAAGCTGTTCGGCATGAGCTCGACCCTGTGGGCCGAGATCAATCGCTGA
- a CDS encoding acetylglutamate kinase, with the protein MESNKQTRQTIIRLLSSMASAKEISQYVKRFSQLDAKRFAVVKVGGAVLRDDLESLTSSLTFLQEVGLTPIVVHGAGPQLDEEMTAAGITKQTVNGLRVTTPEVLAIVRKVFLQQNLALVEALQQVGARATSIVSGVFEAEYKDQATYGLVGDVTRINQAPIEASLKAGSIPVIASMGETVGGQILNINADFAANELVQVLQPYKIIFLTGTGGLLDAEGRVIDSINLSTEYDELMAQPWINGGMRVKIEQIKDLLDRLPLTSSVSITKPAELAKELFTHRGSGTLVRKGERVLRFEGGWEGVNLPRLKTLIESSFGRTLLPDYFERTTPYRVYISENYRTALILTREEGFAYLDKFAVLDDAQGEGLGRAVWHVMREENPQLFWRSRHNNQVNIFYYAESDGCYKQEKWKVFWYGIDGFADIERCVAHCRTRLPTLKD; encoded by the coding sequence ATGGAATCGAACAAGCAAACCCGCCAGACCATCATCCGCCTGCTGTCCAGCATGGCCAGCGCGAAGGAGATTTCGCAGTACGTCAAGCGCTTCTCGCAGTTGGACGCCAAGCGTTTCGCCGTCGTGAAGGTGGGCGGCGCCGTGTTGCGCGACGACCTGGAGTCGCTGACGTCCTCGCTGACCTTCCTGCAGGAAGTCGGCCTGACGCCCATCGTCGTGCACGGCGCGGGGCCGCAGCTGGATGAGGAAATGACGGCGGCCGGCATCACCAAGCAGACCGTCAACGGCCTGCGCGTCACCACGCCCGAAGTGCTGGCGATCGTGCGCAAGGTGTTCCTGCAGCAGAACCTCGCGCTGGTCGAGGCCTTGCAGCAGGTCGGTGCGCGCGCGACGTCCATCGTGTCGGGTGTATTCGAAGCCGAGTACAAGGACCAGGCCACGTACGGCCTGGTCGGCGACGTCACCCGCATCAATCAGGCGCCGATCGAGGCGAGCCTGAAGGCCGGCTCCATCCCGGTCATCGCCAGCATGGGCGAAACCGTCGGTGGACAGATACTCAACATCAACGCCGACTTCGCTGCCAACGAGTTGGTGCAGGTGCTGCAGCCGTACAAGATCATCTTCCTGACCGGTACTGGCGGCTTGCTGGATGCAGAAGGCCGCGTGATCGATTCGATCAACTTGTCGACCGAGTACGACGAGCTGATGGCGCAGCCCTGGATCAACGGGGGGATGCGGGTGAAGATCGAGCAGATCAAGGATCTGCTGGACCGGCTGCCGCTGACTTCGTCGGTCTCCATCACCAAGCCGGCGGAGCTGGCCAAGGAACTCTTCACCCATCGCGGCTCCGGCACACTGGTGCGCAAGGGCGAGCGCGTGCTGCGTTTCGAGGGCGGCTGGGAAGGCGTGAATCTGCCGCGGTTGAAGACGCTGATCGAATCCAGTTTCGGCCGCACGCTGCTGCCCGACTACTTCGAGCGCACCACGCCGTACCGCGTCTACATCAGCGAGAACTACCGTACCGCGCTGATCCTCACCCGCGAGGAAGGCTTTGCCTATCTCGACAAGTTCGCCGTGCTCGACGATGCGCAGGGCGAAGGCTTGGGCCGTGCCGTGTGGCACGTGATGCGCGAGGAGAATCCGCAGCTGTTCTGGCGCTCCCGCCACAACAATCAGGTCAACATCTTCTACTACGCCGAGTCCGACGGTTGCTACAAGCAGGAGAAGTGGAAGGTGTTCTGGTACGGCATCGACGGCTTCGCCGACATCGAGCGCTGCGTGGCGCATTGCCGTACGCGTCTGCCGACCTTGAAGGACTGA
- a CDS encoding acetylornithine deacetylase, with product MTLLEATLKHLEALVSFDTRNPPRDISTGGIFDYLRAQLPDFQVEVIDHGAGAVTLFAVRGQPKRVFNVHLDTVPSSPAWSADPHVLRVEGDRAIGLGACDIKGAAAALVAAAQVTQGDAAFLFTTDEEANDARCIAAFLARDHGFGEAIIAEPTQCQAVLAHRGISAVRMAFTGQAGHASAENALSLSALHNAMRWGTSALDFVQAQHHLRFGGLTGLRFNIGRVEGGIKANMIAPSAEVRFGFRPLPSQDPADLHATFRSFANPDALADYEETFRGPSLPSGDVARAEERRLAARDLADELGLPIGNAVDFWTEASLFSAAGLTAFVYGPGDIAQAHTADEWVSLEQLQQYADSVARILQ from the coding sequence ATGACGCTGCTCGAAGCCACGCTCAAGCACCTCGAAGCGCTGGTGTCGTTCGACACCCGCAACCCGCCCCGCGACATCAGTACCGGCGGCATCTTCGACTACCTGCGCGCGCAGTTGCCGGATTTCCAGGTCGAGGTCATCGACCATGGCGCCGGCGCGGTCACGCTGTTCGCGGTGCGCGGGCAGCCCAAGCGCGTGTTCAACGTGCACCTGGACACGGTGCCGTCCTCGCCGGCGTGGAGCGCCGACCCGCACGTGCTGCGCGTCGAAGGCGATCGCGCGATCGGCCTGGGGGCCTGCGACATCAAGGGTGCGGCGGCGGCACTCGTGGCCGCCGCACAGGTGACACAGGGCGATGCGGCGTTCCTGTTCACGACGGACGAAGAGGCGAACGACGCACGCTGCATCGCCGCGTTCCTCGCCCGCGATCATGGCTTCGGCGAAGCGATCATCGCCGAGCCGACGCAGTGCCAGGCGGTGCTTGCACACCGCGGCATCAGTGCCGTCCGGATGGCGTTCACGGGGCAGGCCGGGCACGCCTCCGCCGAGAACGCGCTGTCGTTGAGCGCCCTGCACAACGCGATGCGCTGGGGCACGTCGGCGCTGGATTTCGTGCAGGCCCAGCATCATCTGCGCTTCGGCGGGCTGACCGGCTTGCGCTTCAACATCGGTCGGGTGGAGGGTGGCATCAAGGCCAACATGATTGCGCCCAGCGCCGAGGTGCGCTTCGGCTTCCGTCCGCTGCCTTCGCAGGACCCCGCCGACCTGCACGCGACGTTCCGTAGTTTCGCCAATCCCGATGCCTTGGCCGACTACGAAGAAACCTTCCGTGGCCCGTCGCTGCCGTCCGGCGATGTCGCGCGCGCGGAGGAGCGCCGCCTGGCCGCACGCGACCTCGCCGACGAACTCGGCTTGCCGATCGGCAATGCCGTGGACTTCTGGACGGAGGCGTCGCTATTTTCCGCCGCCGGCCTGACCGCCTTCGTCTACGGCCCGGGCGACATCGCCCAAGCCCATACCGCCGACGAGTGGGTATCGCTGGAGCAGTTGCAGCAATACGCCGACAGCGTGGCGAGGATCCTCCAGTAG